CGGTGCATGCAGTTTGAAATGCACATCTTTTTCTTTGGGCCATGCGGGAAAAACCAACAACTGGTCGCCATTGATTTGTAACAGCATTTCCTGCAAACCAATCATGCCGCTACCGCCCCAGTTATGATCGGGCACCCAATCGAAACCAGGCCCCCAAAAAGCAGGAAAGCGGCGGTCGCTATTGCGCAACTTCATGGAGGTAAGCTGCCAGGCATCGCTGGTGAGACCTAATCTCGCAGCCCAAATATTGTCTTGCTTCCAACCCACATGACTACGAAATTTTACCACATTGGTATCAAGATACCAAGTATTCAAAGCCGTATCTAAACCGGGTTTGCCAACGCCGTAACTACCCCATGGAAAAACCGGATACAACTGTGGCGATTCAGTATTGTTAATGCGTTCCCAACTCTTTGCGGGTGCCAAAGTGGTTTTACCATTGAACTGCTGAAAAGAAGGATAAGGAATGCGTTGCAGGAGCTCTTGCACATAGTTGGCTTGCGCATAAAAATACCCGGCTACCGTATCCCTTTCGGGCATTGAATGATGGCGATTTGCAAGCCAATGATGAACATAGTCAAGAGCACCTACTGCAATATGAAACACGCCCTCGATGCTGGTAACCGCATTGGTAGCCATCTTGTAGGTTTCCGCAGCACTACCAGGGTAAATGACCAGCTTGCCATCTGCATCCAACGCTTTACTGCCCCGCTGTTTGGCCAGTATTTGATAATGCTCATCGAAGAAACGGAGACAAGACATGATGAATGGAATTCGGTCTGCAATGTCTCTTCCGGTGTACCGATATTCTTCCAACATCATCAGGCAAAATTCAAATACGGTGTCCCACTCATATTCCAGCCATGCATTGTACTCTACGCCTTTGTCAAAATCAGCGGGTCGCTTGGTGCCGTACTCAGCATAGTTGGGCAAACCAAAATTTTCCATTTGTTCTGTAAAACAGGCGCCGTTATGATTCCAGTAAAACTGCGTTCTTAATTCAGCATTTTTTTGCAGGCGCAGGTAAAAGTTAAGTTGTGGTTGCAGCATGCCCCAATCGCCACTCTTAATCATGGGATAGTAAACGAGACGTTGGTTTTGCGCTGTGTGTAAGCCGCCACCCCAGTTGCGAAAATCGGGTGTCAATGCCAGTTTGGAATCGGTAAAAACAGGATCGACGGTGAGCAAACCGCCATTGAATTTGGTAGGCCATTGCCCCTTGGCATTGCAGGCCAGCATGTAGCGAAACAACTGATAATTTCTCCCTACCTGCCAGGCAATGCTGTCTTGTTGCAAACTGTCGATGCATATAAAACTGCGTTGCCAAAACGCTTTCCACCATTGCAGCGTTTTTGTTCGGGCCGATTTGTCTTGCAGCGATTGCTGCTGCAATGCAAGCAGGTTATTTTTCCAATCAGCTATGCTGGCTGTTTGCTCATTGTGCAAATACAACTGCAACGAAAATGAAGTAGCATTTGATTTGCTTTTCAGTAGCCATGCTTTATAATCTGTGTGGGCATAGGTGCCGGTATCGGTACCAGCAGGTACAAAGTTTTTGCCCGTAAGCATTCCGCCAAAAGCCAGTTGTTTCAATGGATTGTAGAGCTGTGCTTTCACCGGCTGCATACCCTGCTGAGCCACGATGGTATCAAAAATGGTTTGGCTGCTGTTGTGGTGATAAAACAACACCGCATTTGCTGCAAAGCCAATGCTATCCGCCTTGTACACATTGTTTTTGGGTGCCGCCCATTTCCACGAATTCCCGAAATTTTCTCTGGCTTTTACTATGCGGTCTTGGTACCGCCAACTTTCGTAAGCCGCTGTTACGGCTATCTTACTGTTGCTTTTTACATCAACATGTGCCACGGGGCGAAATACATCTGCCCAAATGTTGACGGTTGCTTTCACCCCATTGTTTTCGCCCGTTACAGACACGTAGCCTTCCTGCAAATGCAACTGTTGAGTAAACGATTTTCCTGTAAAAGGATTTGGAGATAATTGAATGCGCAAACGGCCAGATTTCATGAGTGTATTGTGCTCATCAAAATTGCCGCTACGTGCTACATGGATCAATACATCGCCATTTTCCACCCACACATTCATGCCAATGTCGCCGGCACCACAAGGCATAGATGCACCAGCGTTATCACTGGGCGAATGCCAGATAACATTGTATGCATGCATGGAGGGCTGTGCTTGCGACCACAGCATCCAGCAACACAATAA
The Phnomibacter ginsenosidimutans genome window above contains:
- a CDS encoding DUF5703 domain-containing protein, which encodes MRGVISLLLCCWMLWSQAQPSMHAYNVIWHSPSDNAGASMPCGAGDIGMNVWVENGDVLIHVARSGNFDEHNTLMKSGRLRIQLSPNPFTGKSFTQQLHLQEGYVSVTGENNGVKATVNIWADVFRPVAHVDVKSNSKIAVTAAYESWRYQDRIVKARENFGNSWKWAAPKNNVYKADSIGFAANAVLFYHHNSSQTIFDTIVAQQGMQPVKAQLYNPLKQLAFGGMLTGKNFVPAGTDTGTYAHTDYKAWLLKSKSNATSFSLQLYLHNEQTASIADWKNNLLALQQQSLQDKSARTKTLQWWKAFWQRSFICIDSLQQDSIAWQVGRNYQLFRYMLACNAKGQWPTKFNGGLLTVDPVFTDSKLALTPDFRNWGGGLHTAQNQRLVYYPMIKSGDWGMLQPQLNFYLRLQKNAELRTQFYWNHNGACFTEQMENFGLPNYAEYGTKRPADFDKGVEYNAWLEYEWDTVFEFCLMMLEEYRYTGRDIADRIPFIMSCLRFFDEHYQILAKQRGSKALDADGKLVIYPGSAAETYKMATNAVTSIEGVFHIAVGALDYVHHWLANRHHSMPERDTVAGYFYAQANYVQELLQRIPYPSFQQFNGKTTLAPAKSWERINNTESPQLYPVFPWGSYGVGKPGLDTALNTWYLDTNVVKFRSHVGWKQDNIWAARLGLTSDAWQLTSMKLRNSDRRFPAFWGPGFDWVPDHNWGGSGMIGLQEMLLQINGDQLLVFPAWPKEKDVHFKLHAPGNTTVEARLQSGKITNLQVWPASRKKDVQLPAGWEFAATVAQESFNRK